The Peromyscus maniculatus bairdii isolate BWxNUB_F1_BW_parent chromosome 6, HU_Pman_BW_mat_3.1, whole genome shotgun sequence genomic interval GAAGAGAATCTACTATCACTTTGCCAAACAGCACAATTCCTTACTATATTCTAAattttatccttatacccacagatattTGTAGCTATCATccctcattaaagaagcttctttctaTAGCTAATGGAGTCCACCACAGAAAATTGCAATGGAATGCAATTCAGAGCTCAATGGACTGTGGGTAGCCTAGTGCAGTccatacatctacatcacagttcTTCCCCTTATGGCTCATGAAACACCACAGAAGAAGGGGTAGAAAAATTTTAAGGGGTAGAGTACCAGGAAGTTTGCTGTAAAACAGTATCTCATAGAAAAGGCTACATAAACAAGATCTGAGGCATGACAagatcaatagacatgctaacatgaaagGAGGAAAATCTCATGGGGTCATAATCCTGAacaaggaactacaggcaactgatgaCTACTGAGAGGGAGAATTAGCTTCTCCCAAGGATGAGGTCTCTAACTTGTCATCCAATACAAAGGGTCAACCCTGAGACTgcatatacacaaacaacaaaaatgaactcagcaggtcatgtttatatatttgtgtgtatatacatatacacatattcatacatatatgcacatacatgtaacaaTAGTAATTGGGAAATAGGCTTTCAATTTGAGAGTGGGGAGGTGGATATGGAAGGATGTGGAAGGTTGGGTCTTGGAAGAGCTTAAGGGGAAAAGGTAAAGTGACATAGTgatgtagttttattttaattgaaatgtatGAAAAACTGcataaaaacaactttaaaatgcTGAATAATGAAACTGAGGAAAATGCTAGAGGatagaaagacctcccatgcttaTGGGTTGGAAGaactaatattgtgaaaatggccttccaaccaaaagcaatttacatatTTGATGTCATCCCAATCAAAATTCAAGGGCTATTTCATGGAcatagaaaaaattattttaaaatttgtatgaaaaaaataaagaccacAGAGAGCTGGAagcaattttgaagaaaaaaagactATGGAAAATATCTTCATATCTGACTTCAAGTTTTACTACAGAGGCATAGTAGTAAAAATAGTGTGATGCTGGCACAAAATCCGATACACAGATCAATGGAATAGAGTAGAAGACACAGATGTAAGTTCACACAACCATAACTATTTGACTTTTGACAAAAATGCCAGAAATAAACACTGGAGGAAAGACAGTATCTTGAGCAAATTATTCTGGAGAATCTGTACATCATCATGCAGAATAATGGACTAGATCATTATCTTCCACTCTGAAAAAACTCAACTCctaatggatcaaagacttcagcaCTGAATCTCATATTCCAAAACTGCCAGAGGAAAACCCAGAGAGTACACTTCAACACACAGGCATAGTTCCCTTTATGAATAGGACTCTGGTAGTGGAGGAGATATGACCAATCatcaacaaataggatctcatgaaactaAAGAGGTACAGCAAAGAAAACTGTCAGTTGAGTGAAGAGGCCACACACATAGttggagaaaatctttgccagctatacatttGACAGAGTTTTAGTGTCTAGAATACACAAAAAACTCAAATcgctaaacatcaagaaaacaatatAGTTTAGGAATCGACCATGCAActgagagttctcaaaagaagaaatgcaaacaagtaatgaacattttaaaaagtgttcagtaTCCTTAGCTATCATGGAAATGTGGATtaaactactttaagattccatctcaTCCCTGGCCAAATGGCTATTGTCAAGAATACAAATGGCAATAAATGCTCATTTGGGTGTGGAGTAAAGAGAATCCTTATATACTCACTTCTGGTGGGAGTGTAAAGGAGTCTGACCACTTTGAAAAATAGTATGACAATTACTAAAAACAACtagaaataaaacttcaaatgACCCAGATATAAGACTCTTGGGCATGTGCCTGAAGGACTCTCTGTCCTAACACAGAGATACATGCtcacccatgttcattgctactgtGTTCACAATAGATAGGAAATGAAACTCACCTAGATGTCAATCAACTGAAGAATcgatagtgaaaatgtggtacatacacacaatgcaattttatttagcactaaagaaaaatgaaactatgaaAAATTTAAGCAAACTGATAAATGGGTGAAATTATACTTGATAAGGTAACAGAGGTCCATGAAGAGAAATGCACAttctcacttatatgtggattcTAGTTTTGAGTCtttagttttgtgtgtttaacttgATGTTCAAGTGAAAACCAGGCAACTATAATGGggcttttttggagacaaggtctcactatgtagtcctggctggcttggaacccgctatgtagacaagactggccttgaactcacagagagacatctacctctacctcaaatgctggattaaaaatgtgtgctacCAGTTTAGGAAAGGACTATTGGTAGGGAGACACCTTAAGGGAGTTGAGATAGTACAATATAGGTAAGATGAAAGTAGAGGGAGTTGAAATGTTTCATCTGGGAGGGCAGTGGTGTGAGGGAGGAGAAAGGTTGGGAATGGCAGTTACCAAAATGAAGGGTGTGTGAAAAAGGCATAAGAAAATCTATTATATTTAGTATCGTATAAAAATgtagtttaaaaacattttaagggaTAGTACTTACATGCTGATGCTCCTAGAATCAGTGGTTACCAAACAAAATTCCCAGTATCAGGTATGGAATACTTTCATATGAGTTTTTGGGACAGGGAAGCCTCAGAATCCCCCAAACCGATATATAAGACATTGTTCCTCAGTtgcaaaatatgaaaaaaatctaggaGGTGGAAAGTTCCTCTCTACTGATTAGCTTTCATAATGCTGGGAGATGCTATGCAGGCTACTAGAGGAGAAAAAGGTATCAATGATCTTATCCAGTGAACCCCACAAATTGCAGTATTAAGCTACTAGGGGAGAAAAAGGTATCAATGATCTTACCCAGTGAACCCCACAAATTGCAGTATTAAGCTACTAGGGGAGAAAAAGGTATCAATGATCTTACCCAGTGAACCCCACAAATTGCAGTATTAAGCTACTAGGGGAGAAAAAGGTATCAATGATTTTATCCAGTGAACCCCACAAATTGCAGTATTAAGCTACTAGGGGAGAAAAAGGTATCAATGATTTTATCCAGTGAACCCCACAAATTGCAGTATTAAGCTACTAGGGGAGAAAAAGGTATCAATGATCTTACCCAGTGAACCCCACAAATTGCAGTATTAAGCTACTAGGGGAGAAAAAGGTATCAATGATTTTACCCAGTGAAACCCACAAATTGCAGTATTAAGCTGCAAGACAAGAGGTGCCACTTGTGCAACAGTAGCACAACTGTTGTAGGGTAACTCGCAGCCCTCTGGATTAGAGATCTGATCCACAGGAGGGAATCATGCCTAGTACTACAAAtctggttaaaaaacaaaacaaagcataaaatacaaaacacatgGATAGGGAGGTCATAGTTCCTAGGGAGAATCTTACTacctacccccccccctttttttttgagacagggtttctctgtgtagctttatgcctttcctggaacttgcgttgtagaccaggctggcctcgaactcacagagatccgcctgcctctgcctcccgagtgctgggattaaaggcatgtgctaccaccacctggcacttaCTACCCTTTCTTAGCCAAATAGATGTAGcatcaaactgctttctaaacatCTGTGTTTATGCTCATAGACAAATGCTACTTGCAAActtaatcagagaagcctctAGGCACAGAACAGTAGTGAATGCAGAAATTCATGGCTGCtcaagatgctgagaataaatgacaaCTGAGCACTCAGTCCTAACCAAAACATTCCTCTAAGACTCAAAGCACACCccagaagaggggaaagaatgtGAGAGACAGAAGGTAGAGAGGAAGGCTGAACAATATCATCTTCTACGCACAACACAGTCGCtgcaatcatgaactcacagcagctatggttacctgACCTAGGCCTGTACAAGACTGCTCCTGCCAACACTTAGCCGTGGATGGAGGAGGGACTCGTGGAGATCCACCACTCCTTGTTGAACCAGTGTCTACTGATAGATTCTGTGAAGGGGAGTCATTTGCTTCAGTTGTGTACCCAGTGGTGACCCCAAGAGTCCAATGGACAGTTCCAAACCCATGGTCATACAGATGGCCCTGGTCAGTGGgccacaaaacaaaccaacaaaaaatgaCAAGAATGTGGGAAAGAGTTTTGTAGGGAATGTGGTGACCGGTAGGAGTTGGGAGGGAGATAGAAAAGGATAGGGCTGTGAgtaatcaggatgtattatgtGGCATGTATAACCATGTTAGAGAATAAACTTAGTTATTAAAAACGTGGTGGTTGGACTACCGTGTCACTGAGGTTGCTACTtggtttgctttctctgtctctgatgCAAAATGATGAAGGTGGTGATGACTCCACATGGGAGAGTCATGTGAAGTCTTTTTGTTTCTAACATTAACTGAACATCGGAAAGGCATATTGACTTTTTAATGTAGCACAATTAATTTGAGTAAATCAGTAAGCTAACATTTGCCTAAAAGCTGATAAAATCTGACTATGAAATAGGATCTGGCCAGGAGACAGTCTGCATCCAGCCAACTGCTGCATAGGTCACAAATCCCTTGGAGCAACTCTAGCTTCTTCTTGGTTAGTTACGAGATTTCCTATGTTCTCCAGTGACCTGGCTGTACTGATGGGACTTCTAGTACCTGTGGTACTGAAGTTGAGCCTTTCACACATTTATGGTATACCTTCCAAGTTGGATGAAAGCCCTCCTTTAACCTTTCAAGAGGGCCGCCTTCTGTCCCTGTAGATGTCCAGTAGAGTACCTCGCACACTGTGGAGGCTCTTGAGTATCTGATGTAATATTTTGCTAACAGTAACAAAACCAGGCATTCCCCTGCTTTGGTATCAGTATTCAGTAGAGCTGCATTGGTGGGAAGGAATCAGGTTTATTCAAGGACTGGCAATCTTGAGAAGACATAgtgggttttgctttttattttattttattttattttattttattttattttattttattttattttattttattttgtctcaaCGCTCTACCATGGGTCATGGACTTATGGAGAAAGGAAAGTAGTTACAATCAGCAGGAAGATTACCTGGGCAGGGGTCTTCTGGTCCAGGGGTCATGCCCTTCTTCTCTGGTCAGAACATGTCAATGGACTTGGACCTCTGGTATCTAGTTAGCTAAAATCTGATCAAAGGGTTCTCTTCAGCACAAAGGATTGGGAAGGGGCAGAAGAGCTAaaggggcaggagaggacagtTTCAAAGGGGCTGTtgcgtttctttctttcttagtccTTGCGGCATGCTAGTGCTGCTGGACAAAGCCGCCCGACTTCCAGAACTTGGAGAGTAAATTCCGAGCTGCAAGAAATTGCCTGGTAGGCTGCCTTAAGAAGACCTGACCCACCCCTGGTGACTGCCCAACTCACAGGGATGTGGAAGATGTCCAGTGAAGACTGTCCTTTGTGTTTGGGGGACAAACTGGTTCACATTCTTGGTCATCACTTGCCAGCCATCCCATCTACTCCCCCTACCTTTGGATAGAATACTTGTTGAATTAATGTAAGTGTGAATGAATAAGTGGAAGAAGCGAGGACAGGATGGAGTGAGTGAATTTACAGGCTGCAAAAACTACTGGAGACTCAGAGATTCTCATGAATTGCAAATTTATTGACTGAGGAGGTACTGGAGTTGGGAGGTAGTCATTCAGAAACCAAGACAGAACATCTGCAGAACAAGATGCAGGTTGAGTGACTCAATGGCTTCttctggggcgggggtggggggtgtcaagATGCGAAGGGTCTGGAAACCCTCGGGCAATCTCATGAGAAAGTTAAGCCTGCCGGCGCCCACGGAGAACACCTCCAGCTCCTTCGTCTCCGTGGCAACCTGGGGACCTTACTTGCAGGGCCAGCTAGGCGCCTGCTTTTGCTGGGTCTGGTGGCAGACAGGGACACCCTTGCCACCTCCAGAGCCGCCCCCAGAGGAGCCGCCGCCGCAACtagagccgccgccgccgcccccggaGTGGCCGCCTCCGCAACCACCGCTGCCACCCCCGGAGGAGCCGCCGccacagccgccgccgccgccaccggaGTAGCctccgccgcagccgccgccaccGGAGTAGCctccgccgcagccgccgccgccgccaccagaGGAGCCGCCTCCGCAGCTACCACCTCCGCCTGAAGAGCCCCCTCCGTAGCTCTGCTGGGGAGCGCAGGAGCTCTGGGTGGCCTGCTGCGACGAGTAGTAGCCGCCGCTGCCCCCGGAGGAGCCGCCGCCgcagctgccgccgccaccaccggaGTAGCCTCCTCCGCAGCTGGAGCCGCCCCCGGAGGAGCCACcaccgcagccgccgccgccgccgccaccggaGTAGCCTCCACCGCAGCTGGAGCCGCCCCCGGAGGAGCCGCCTCCGCAGCTGGATCCCCCGCTAGAGCCGCCTCCGTAGCTCTGGCACTGATACTGTTGCGCCgacccaccgccgccgccaccggaGGAACCACCTCCGCAGctggagccgccgccgccgccagagTAGCCGCCACCGCCGCAGCTGGAGCCGCCGCCTCCGGAGTAGCCGCCGCCGCAGctggagccgccgccgccgccgcagctggagccgccgccgccgccggagtAGCCGCCGCCGCAGCTGgaaccaccgccgccgccgccagagTACTTGCTCCCTCCGGAACCGCCACCGCAGCCACCAGAGCCGCCGCCTCCGGAGGAGCCTCCGCAGTaggagccgccgccgcctcctGATCCGCCGCCGCAGctggagccgccgccgccgccggagtAGCCGCCGCCACAGCTggagccgccgccgcctccgccaccGGAGTACTTAACTCCCCCACCGGAGCCGCCACCGCCTCCGCAGCTGGAGCCGCCTCCGGAgtagccgccgccgccgcagctgGAGCCACCGCCGCCCCCGGAGTAGCCGCCGCCGCAGCTGGAGCCACCGCCGCCCCCGGAgtagccgccgccgccgcag includes:
- the Loricrin gene encoding loricrin, whose protein sequence is MSQTDQAKSIKPQEPQCSSHHHHLLPSLTSPGASGFSFSLNKMSHQKKQPTPCPPVGCGKTSGGGGGGGGGGGGGGGCGYYSGGSGGGSSCGGGSSGGGSSCGGGGGGSYGGGSSCGGGGGSGGGVKYSGGGGSSCGGGGYSGGGGGSSCGGGYSGGGGGSSCGGGGYSGGGSSCGGGGGSGGGVKYSGGGGGGGSSCGGGYSGGGGGSSCGGGSGGGGGSYCGGSSGGGGSGGCGGGSGGSKYSGGGGGGSSCGGGYSGGGGGSSCGGGGGSSCGGGYSGGGGSSCGGGGYSGGGGGSSCGGGSSGGGGGGSAQQYQCQSYGGGSSGGSSCGGGSSGGGSSCGGGYSGGGGGGGCGGGSSGGGSSCGGGYSGGGGGSCGGGSSGGSGGYYSSQQATQSSCAPQQSYGGGSSGGGGSCGGGSSGGGGGGCGGGYSGGGGCGGGYSGGGGGGCGGGSSGGGSGGCGGGHSGGGGGGSSCGGGSSGGGSGGGKGVPVCHQTQQKQAPSWPCK